The Plasmodium malariae genome assembly, contig: PmUG01_00_26, whole genome shotgun sequence genome has a window encoding:
- the PmUG01_00049000 gene encoding fam-m protein: MELKINPILFIITTFTFLKRIFFFNHDGLTFNKFVGENFMQCRILDKKNYRLLATCKKDKDSNNIYLNEFFPNNDKKENKYITNNKKWNKEKNTKSNKSLLNKAQYYTEVIDYNNGIFDGKHFHFEKKLIRKKDYDAFLEKKRRIRDISLKKIKFKSYRFGSAIFLLFLLLGIGLPILQGLDLLQKAGSAIKALPVIGSVLSAIEGCLGKAKYHFFLIAFSTIIIILVVILVIVIPKILRNNEKYNRIKAMYE; encoded by the exons atggaactaaaaattaatccaatcttatttattataactacttttacttttttaaagaggattttcttttttaaccATGATGgg ttaacGTTTAACAAATTTGTAGGTGAGAATTTTATGCAGTGTAGAATAttagacaaaaaaaattatcgaTTACTCGCAACATGTAAAAAGGATAAAGATtcaaataacatatatttaaatgaattttttccgaataatgataaaaaagaaaataaatatataactaataataaaaaatggaataaagaaaaaaacacgAAATCCAACAaaagtttattaaataaagctCAGTACTATACAGAAGTTATAGATTACAATAATGGAATAtttgatggaaaacattttcattttgaaaaaaaattaataagaaaaaaagattatgatGCTTTTctagaaaaaaagaggagaATTAGagatatatctttaaaaaaaataaaatttaaaagttaCAGATTTGGAAGTGccatatttttactttttttattgctgGGAATAGGTTTACCCATATTACAAGGATTAGATCTATTACAAAAAGCAGGAAGTGCGATTAAAGCTTTACCAGTTATAGGTAGTGTATTGTCAGCTATAGAAGGATGTTTAGGTAAGgcaaaatatcatttttttttaatagcaTTTAGCAcaattatcattatattagTTGTTATACTTGTAATAGTAATTcctaaaattttaagaaataacgaaaaatataacagaaTTAAGGCGATGTATGAGTAA